A single Helicobacter sp. 'house sparrow 1' DNA region contains:
- the lptE gene encoding LPS assembly lipoprotein LptE: MRILTLIFMLLFTGCGYKPVAHFSKKALGDGIYVSLKVNVANTESSVEIKDLLNQLVVTRFQRKLVDKKDADTIINLEIMEVTDNSIATNTDGFTTFYRVTVRVRFEYDNRVDQSKVFYNTAYQDYAVSLEDPLITYNNKLEAIRDASNQCIDKFLTQIAYQGK; the protein is encoded by the coding sequence ATGAGAATACTTACTTTAATTTTTATGTTGTTATTTACAGGTTGTGGCTATAAACCTGTAGCACATTTTTCTAAAAAGGCATTAGGGGATGGAATCTATGTGTCCTTAAAGGTAAATGTGGCAAATACAGAGAGTTCGGTTGAGATCAAAGATTTACTTAATCAATTAGTTGTTACAAGGTTTCAAAGAAAACTTGTTGATAAAAAAGATGCGGATACAATTATTAACCTTGAAATTATGGAAGTGACGGATAATTCAATTGCTACAAATACAGATGGCTTTACAACCTTTTATAGAGTGACTGTGAGAGTAAGGTTTGAATATGATAATAGAGTGGATCAAAGCAAGGTATTTTACAATACTGCATATCAAGATTATGCAGTATCACTAGAAGATCCTTTGATTACTTATAATAATAAACTAGAAGCAATTAGAGATGCTTCAAATCAGTGTATTGATAAGTTTTTGACTCAGATTGCATATCAAGGGAAATAG
- the efp gene encoding elongation factor P, giving the protein MAIGMSELKKGLKIEIDGVPYRIVEYQHVKPGKGAAFVRAKIKSFLDGKVIEKTFHAGDKCEEPNLVEKTMQYLYHDGEMFQFMDTETYEQIALTDEQVGEVSKWMLDGTNVQILFHNNKAISVDVPQIVELKIVETAPNFKGDTSSGGKKPATLETGAVVQIPFHVLEGEVIRVNTETAEYVEKVK; this is encoded by the coding sequence ATGGCTATTGGTATGAGTGAATTGAAAAAAGGTTTAAAAATAGAGATTGATGGGGTTCCTTATAGAATCGTAGAGTATCAACATGTAAAACCTGGAAAAGGTGCTGCATTTGTGCGTGCAAAAATTAAGTCTTTTTTGGATGGCAAGGTTATTGAAAAGACTTTTCATGCAGGAGATAAGTGTGAGGAGCCAAATCTTGTAGAAAAGACAATGCAGTATCTTTATCACGATGGAGAGATGTTTCAATTTATGGATACAGAAACTTATGAGCAGATTGCATTGACTGATGAGCAAGTTGGTGAGGTTTCTAAATGGATGTTAGATGGAACAAATGTGCAGATTTTATTCCATAATAACAAGGCCATATCTGTAGATGTCCCCCAGATTGTTGAGCTAAAAATAGTTGAGACTGCTCCTAATTTTAAAGGAGACACTTCAAGTGGAGGTAAAAAACCTGCTACTCTAGAAACAGGAGCTGTTGTACAGATTCCATTCCATGTTTTAGAGGGTGAGGTTATTCGTGTAAATACTGAGACAGCAGAATATGTAGAGAAAGTAAAATAA
- the nhaA gene encoding Na+/H+ antiporter NhaA: MKDIIEIVVPDVKQEDSLYIKNKLQRGLYSFISHESFGGILLFFCVAVAMVIANTPSLSQHYFSLWEMKIGFSLNSEIKDISLLHIINDVLMSLFFLMVGLEMKREVLYGDLAGFKKVSFSVFAAIGGICVPIVIYLYFNHNSLGADGFGVAMSTDTAFALGVILLMGKRIPSVIKIFLVTLAVADDLGAVAVIAIFYTQDLNNLWLCIALMVIIALIYLNYRDTKFTYLYLLLGIALWITFYKSGIHPTIAAVLLAFCIPGRTKASSVYFEKMTQEWAKIDFEEIERMKKVSPIKKHKNFFKAFKDGIKGFMQPTSEKRIDMERVSYYVHLLDSISHYSHHARNPLLRMEHALQPICAYFIVPLFAFANGGVLINDGLKLFSNEIFWGTAFGLVLGKPIGIALFAYLSEKLNISIKPKGLTYGHVIAVGFLAGIGFTMSMFVATLAYEGQNLIDVSKLSVLFASFLAMISGMITLFFSTKKI, from the coding sequence ATGAAGGACATCATTGAAATAGTTGTTCCTGATGTAAAGCAGGAAGATTCCCTTTATATAAAAAATAAGCTCCAAAGAGGGCTTTATAGCTTTATAAGCCATGAGTCTTTTGGTGGAATCTTACTCTTTTTTTGTGTTGCAGTGGCTATGGTTATTGCTAATACACCTTCTTTATCCCAACATTATTTTTCTCTCTGGGAAATGAAGATAGGCTTTTCTCTTAATTCTGAAATAAAAGACATCAGTCTCTTGCACATTATTAATGATGTTTTGATGTCATTATTCTTTTTAATGGTTGGATTGGAGATGAAAAGAGAGGTCTTATATGGGGATCTTGCAGGATTTAAAAAGGTAAGCTTTTCTGTATTTGCAGCTATTGGTGGTATTTGTGTTCCAATTGTAATCTACCTTTATTTTAACCATAATAGTCTTGGTGCGGATGGTTTTGGTGTTGCAATGAGTACTGATACAGCCTTTGCCCTAGGTGTAATCTTATTAATGGGTAAAAGAATCCCCTCTGTAATAAAAATATTCCTAGTAACTCTAGCTGTAGCAGATGATCTTGGTGCAGTAGCTGTGATTGCAATTTTTTATACTCAAGATTTAAATAATCTTTGGTTATGTATTGCTTTGATGGTAATTATTGCTTTAATTTATTTAAATTACAGAGATACAAAATTTACTTATTTATATTTACTGCTAGGGATTGCTTTATGGATTACTTTTTATAAAAGTGGTATTCACCCAACAATAGCAGCTGTTTTACTTGCTTTTTGTATTCCAGGAAGAACAAAAGCATCCAGTGTCTATTTTGAAAAGATGACACAAGAATGGGCCAAGATAGACTTTGAAGAAATTGAGAGAATGAAAAAAGTATCTCCTATAAAAAAGCATAAAAATTTTTTTAAGGCTTTTAAAGATGGAATCAAAGGTTTTATGCAACCAACAAGTGAAAAGAGAATAGATATGGAGAGAGTGAGTTACTATGTTCATCTTTTAGATAGTATTAGTCACTACTCCCATCACGCTAGAAATCCCCTGTTGAGAATGGAACATGCATTACAACCAATTTGTGCTTATTTCATCGTGCCTTTATTTGCATTTGCTAATGGGGGAGTGCTAATTAATGATGGATTAAAGCTATTTTCTAATGAAATTTTTTGGGGTACTGCTTTTGGTTTAGTTTTAGGTAAACCTATAGGAATAGCACTTTTTGCATATCTAAGCGAAAAACTTAATATCTCAATTAAGCCAAAAGGATTGACCTATGGGCATGTTATTGCTGTGGGTTTTTTAGCGGGTATAGGTTTTACAATGTCGATGTTTGTGGCAACTCTTGCTTATGAGGGACAGAATTTGATTGATGTATCAAAATTATCTGTTTTGTTTGCTTCATTTCTAGCTATGATTTCTGGAATGATTACATTGTTTTTTAGCACAAAAAAAATCTAA
- the leuS gene encoding leucine--tRNA ligase: MEYQAKIIEEKWQKYWLENNSHEPSLDLSLKKKYILSMFPYPSGAIHMGHVRNYCIGDAMARYYRKQGFNVLHPIGFDAFGMPAENAAIKNGVHPKDWTYKNIDTMNKELDSLGLSFSKKRRFATCDEDYTRWEQKFFLDMWKKGLVYRKKAFLNWCPNDQTVLANEQVSDGKCWRCGTSIIQKEMYQYYIKITDYAQELLDDLKILQDKWPQAVLTMQENWIGKSIGLEFSLSLEKGIGGIDTLKVFTTRPDTIFGVTYCALAPEHPLVKEILPTLNDQKREKILQIQNTPLRGRATGKKDGVDLGVFVIHPLTKQKIPLWVANFVLMDYGCGAVMGVPAHDERDFLFAKEFGIEIKQVIKAQQLPFTEDGILCNSGDFDGLHTIEAKEKIVAFFEQCQIGKKTTQFRLKDWGISRQRYWGAPIPLIHCSQCGILPQEEKRLPVVLPQDVVITGEGNPLDKNEEWKRDKCPKCGGIAYKETDTMDTFFQSSWYFLRYATSNDLWSKLPFDQNDVNYWLPVDEYIGGIEHAILHLLYARFFTKVLRDLGYIDFSEPFANLLTQGMVLKDGAKMSKSVGNIVEPSNIIQKYGADTARLFVLFAAPPAKELEWIDSGVDGAYRFIRRFYEKTTKVLKTSQKPLIDSNSLNAQEKYARKKVYEALIKSNEIFEKKQSGYAFNTLIASSMEAFNALMSQENDQIWTEGYFILSNILEPIIPHTCWEISERFFNFSNFASLEVDFNALEEDEIVMVVTINGKKRADLRVKKQMQQEEILLLAKEQVWKWLENTTIVKEIVVPNKLVNFVIK; the protein is encoded by the coding sequence ATGGAGTACCAAGCAAAAATAATTGAGGAAAAATGGCAGAAATACTGGTTGGAAAATAATTCGCATGAACCTTCTTTGGATTTAAGTTTAAAGAAAAAGTATATTCTAAGCATGTTTCCTTATCCAAGTGGTGCGATCCATATGGGGCATGTTCGTAACTATTGTATTGGTGATGCTATGGCGAGATACTATCGCAAACAAGGATTTAATGTTTTGCATCCAATTGGTTTTGATGCCTTTGGAATGCCTGCGGAAAATGCGGCAATAAAAAATGGTGTGCATCCAAAAGATTGGACTTATAAAAATATTGATACGATGAATAAAGAACTAGATTCTCTAGGACTTTCCTTTTCAAAAAAAAGAAGATTTGCAACTTGTGATGAAGACTACACAAGATGGGAGCAAAAATTTTTCTTAGATATGTGGAAAAAGGGGCTAGTATATCGAAAAAAAGCTTTTTTAAACTGGTGCCCTAATGATCAAACAGTTCTTGCAAATGAGCAGGTGAGTGATGGAAAATGTTGGCGCTGTGGTACAAGTATTATCCAAAAAGAGATGTATCAGTATTACATCAAGATTACAGATTATGCACAAGAACTCTTAGATGATTTAAAGATTTTGCAAGATAAATGGCCACAGGCTGTTTTAACAATGCAAGAAAACTGGATTGGAAAATCTATAGGACTTGAATTTAGCTTGTCTTTGGAAAAAGGGATTGGAGGAATTGATACACTTAAGGTTTTTACTACAAGGCCTGATACTATTTTTGGGGTAACTTATTGCGCCTTAGCACCAGAGCATCCTCTTGTTAAAGAGATTTTACCTACATTAAATGATCAAAAAAGAGAAAAAATATTACAAATACAAAATACTCCATTAAGAGGGAGGGCTACTGGGAAGAAGGATGGTGTAGATCTTGGAGTTTTTGTAATACATCCACTAACAAAGCAAAAAATTCCACTTTGGGTGGCAAATTTTGTGTTAATGGATTATGGTTGTGGTGCTGTTATGGGGGTTCCTGCACATGATGAAAGAGATTTTTTGTTTGCTAAAGAATTTGGTATTGAAATAAAGCAAGTAATCAAGGCACAGCAATTACCTTTCACAGAAGATGGAATATTATGTAATAGTGGTGATTTTGATGGACTTCATACGATAGAAGCAAAAGAAAAGATTGTTGCTTTTTTTGAGCAATGTCAAATTGGAAAAAAAACAACTCAATTTCGACTCAAAGATTGGGGGATCTCAAGACAGAGGTATTGGGGGGCTCCAATACCTCTTATCCATTGTAGTCAATGTGGCATTTTACCTCAAGAAGAAAAAAGACTTCCTGTTGTTTTACCTCAAGATGTTGTTATTACAGGAGAAGGGAATCCTTTAGATAAAAATGAAGAGTGGAAGAGGGATAAATGTCCAAAGTGTGGAGGAATAGCCTATAAAGAAACAGACACAATGGATACTTTTTTTCAATCAAGTTGGTATTTTTTACGCTATGCAACTTCTAATGATTTATGGAGTAAGCTTCCATTTGATCAAAATGATGTAAATTATTGGCTACCTGTAGATGAGTATATCGGAGGAATAGAGCATGCAATCTTGCATCTGTTGTATGCGAGATTTTTTACAAAGGTCTTAAGAGATTTAGGGTATATTGATTTTTCTGAACCTTTTGCCAATCTTTTAACACAGGGAATGGTGTTAAAAGATGGTGCTAAGATGAGTAAGTCTGTTGGAAATATTGTTGAACCTAGTAATATTATTCAAAAATATGGCGCTGATACTGCAAGATTGTTTGTATTATTTGCTGCTCCTCCAGCTAAAGAGTTGGAATGGATAGATTCTGGGGTTGATGGTGCATATAGATTTATCCGCCGTTTTTATGAAAAAACTACAAAGGTTTTAAAAACAAGTCAAAAACCTTTGATAGATTCTAACTCTTTAAATGCCCAAGAGAAATATGCTAGAAAGAAAGTATATGAGGCCTTGATAAAGTCAAATGAAATCTTTGAAAAAAAGCAATCAGGATATGCCTTTAATACATTGATTGCATCTTCTATGGAAGCTTTTAATGCCTTGATGTCACAAGAAAATGATCAGATTTGGACTGAGGGGTATTTTATATTGAGTAATATCTTGGAGCCTATTATTCCACATACCTGCTGGGAGATATCAGAAAGATTTTTTAATTTTAGCAACTTTGCTTCTTTAGAAGTTGATTTTAATGCCTTAGAGGAAGATGAAATAGTGATGGTAGTTACCATAAATGGAAAAAAGCGCGCAGATTTAAGGGTTAAGAAGCAAATGCAACAAGAAGAAATATTATTGCTTGCAAAAGAACAAGTTTGGAAATGGCTTGAGAATACCACGATAGTAAAAGAGATTGTAGTTCCCAATAAACTTGTTAATTTTGTTATAAAATGA
- the yajC gene encoding preprotein translocase subunit YajC, protein MQNIQNVVSAFLPFVVLILIFYFFIIRPQRNQQKKHKEMIDSLTKGDKIVTTGGFICEVVKAEEKFFTVKLSDDTTARVVKEYIAYKMDDNN, encoded by the coding sequence ATGCAAAATATACAAAACGTTGTTTCAGCTTTTTTACCATTTGTAGTATTAATTCTGATTTTTTATTTTTTTATTATTAGACCACAGAGAAATCAGCAAAAAAAACATAAAGAAATGATTGATAGTCTAACCAAAGGCGATAAGATTGTTACTACTGGTGGTTTTATTTGTGAGGTAGTAAAAGCAGAAGAGAAATTTTTCACAGTAAAGCTTAGCGATGATACTACAGCAAGGGTAGTTAAAGAATATATTGCTTATAAGATGGATGATAATAATTAA
- the secD gene encoding protein translocase subunit SecD, with protein MERNKNFKLIFFLLALVFGIGFSIPSLFHTKGPKISLGLDLQGGLNLLLGVKTEEAIKAKYSSLASSISFELKQKKILVDYLKVSDEGVEVGLFDSDDKAVLDSILKKISGLTIAENGTSYVVTFSVQELQNIRKNAVDQAIATIRNRLDQFGLSEPSITQQGQDNILVGLPGIQTSEEENRAKSLISKSAHLQMMAVDEERNPRVDTMSDIEAKKYGDVILPFVDNDGQKIGKILLKEIPILDGDRITDARVAYDENHQPVVSFSLDSVGAKIFGDFSGSNIGKRMAIVLDGKVYSAPVIRQRIGGGSGQISGGFTKEQASDLAITLRSGALPAPLEILEKRSVGPSLGQDSIKSSMFALISGFVLVVAFMIVYYSMAGVIASVALIANLFLILAIMAVFGATLTLPGMAGIVLTVGVAVDANIIINERIREALRMGESVQRAIQLGYINASRAIFDSNITSLIASVLLYVYGTGAIKGFAITTGVGIIASIITAIIGTHGFYNAILPKIMHTKSLYFWFGVNKKD; from the coding sequence ATGGAACGTAATAAAAATTTTAAGCTAATATTCTTTTTATTGGCTTTAGTATTTGGTATTGGTTTTTCAATTCCCTCCTTGTTTCATACTAAGGGTCCAAAAATTAGTTTAGGGTTGGATTTACAGGGTGGTTTGAATCTACTTCTTGGAGTTAAGACTGAAGAGGCAATCAAGGCTAAATATTCCTCCTTGGCTTCATCTATTAGTTTTGAATTGAAACAAAAAAAGATACTTGTGGATTATTTAAAAGTTAGTGATGAAGGGGTAGAGGTTGGATTATTTGATAGTGATGATAAAGCCGTGCTTGATTCTATTTTAAAAAAAATAAGTGGATTGACGATAGCGGAAAATGGAACAAGCTATGTGGTTACTTTTAGTGTTCAAGAATTACAGAATATTCGCAAAAATGCTGTAGATCAAGCAATAGCAACGATACGAAATAGGTTGGATCAGTTTGGATTATCTGAACCTAGTATCACTCAGCAGGGGCAAGATAATATTTTAGTTGGATTGCCAGGGATACAAACTTCTGAAGAAGAAAATAGAGCAAAGAGTTTAATTTCTAAATCAGCTCATTTGCAAATGATGGCAGTTGATGAAGAAAGAAATCCCCGTGTGGATACAATGAGTGATATTGAAGCTAAAAAGTATGGAGATGTTATTCTTCCATTTGTAGATAATGATGGTCAGAAAATAGGAAAAATCCTTTTAAAAGAAATTCCTATTTTAGATGGAGATAGAATTACAGATGCTCGTGTAGCATATGATGAGAATCATCAACCAGTTGTAAGCTTTAGTCTTGATTCTGTAGGTGCTAAGATTTTTGGAGATTTTTCGGGTTCTAATATTGGTAAGCGTATGGCAATTGTGCTAGATGGTAAAGTTTATTCTGCTCCTGTGATAAGACAAAGAATAGGGGGAGGTAGTGGTCAAATAAGTGGAGGTTTTACAAAAGAGCAAGCAAGTGATTTGGCTATTACTTTAAGAAGTGGTGCATTGCCAGCCCCTTTAGAAATTTTAGAGAAAAGAAGTGTTGGGCCAAGCTTGGGACAAGATAGTATAAAATCATCTATGTTTGCTTTGATAAGTGGTTTTGTTTTGGTAGTGGCATTTATGATTGTGTATTATTCAATGGCTGGAGTGATTGCAAGTGTTGCACTTATTGCTAATTTATTTTTAATTCTTGCAATTATGGCTGTCTTTGGTGCTACCTTAACCTTGCCAGGAATGGCTGGAATTGTTCTAACTGTTGGGGTTGCAGTTGATGCAAATATCATTATTAATGAAAGAATTAGGGAAGCTCTGCGTATGGGAGAGAGTGTGCAAAGAGCAATACAACTTGGCTATATTAATGCTTCAAGAGCAATTTTTGATTCTAATATCACCTCTTTGATTGCTTCTGTTTTATTATATGTATATGGTACAGGAGCTATTAAAGGCTTTGCAATTACTACAGGTGTGGGAATTATTGCATCTATCATTACTGCAATTATAGGAACACATGGTTTTTATAATGCAATACTGCCAAAAATAATGCATACAAAGTCATTGTATTTTTGGTTTGGGGTTAATAAAAAGGACTAA
- the secF gene encoding protein translocase subunit SecF has protein sequence MEILRKVKIIDFVSYSKYGLAISIFLTIGAFVLFFTKGFSLGIDFAGGSSVQLKYQKEAPLSQIRSILDGLEGFKGSQVSEYGSKEEVLIKIPYTDAFINKELSEILEDKLSVTGDFEIRKVDMVGPKVGDELKKKGFLSLLLATLAIMVYVSFRYEWRFALASIIALVHDVIITAASIIVFNIDLNLEVIAALLTLIGYSINDTIIVFDRIREKMLIDRTNNISEVINEAISNTLTRTLLTSLTVFFVVLTLYLFGGENIIGFSLPMLIGVIFGTYSSMFVAPKLAILFGFNIQEYHQKEIRRQKRAQEKERLRKMYENGVV, from the coding sequence ATGGAGATTTTAAGAAAAGTAAAAATTATTGATTTTGTCTCTTATTCAAAGTATGGTTTAGCTATTTCTATTTTTTTAACAATAGGGGCATTTGTTTTATTCTTTACCAAAGGTTTTAGTTTAGGTATTGACTTTGCTGGTGGAAGTAGTGTGCAGCTAAAATATCAAAAAGAAGCCCCCTTGTCGCAAATTAGATCCATACTTGATGGTTTAGAGGGCTTTAAAGGAAGCCAAGTTAGTGAATATGGCTCAAAAGAGGAAGTGTTGATAAAAATTCCCTACACAGATGCTTTTATTAATAAAGAATTATCAGAGATTTTAGAGGATAAATTATCAGTTACAGGTGATTTTGAAATTAGAAAAGTAGATATGGTAGGGCCAAAAGTTGGAGATGAATTAAAAAAGAAAGGATTTTTATCTCTTCTTCTAGCTACATTAGCAATAATGGTATATGTAAGCTTTCGTTATGAATGGAGGTTTGCACTTGCTAGTATTATTGCTTTGGTGCATGATGTTATTATCACCGCAGCCTCTATTATTGTATTTAATATAGATTTAAATTTAGAGGTTATAGCAGCTCTTCTTACACTGATAGGATATTCTATTAATGACACAATTATTGTTTTTGACCGTATTAGAGAGAAGATGTTAATAGATCGAACAAATAATATTTCTGAAGTAATAAATGAGGCTATATCTAATACCCTTACAAGAACACTTCTTACATCTCTAACTGTATTTTTTGTAGTTTTAACACTTTACTTATTTGGAGGAGAAAATATTATTGGTTTTTCTCTACCAATGTTGATAGGAGTAATTTTTGGGACTTATAGTTCTATGTTCGTGGCTCCAAAGCTAGCAATCCTATTTGGTTTTAATATACAAGAGTATCATCAAAAAGAGATTAGAAGACAAAAGAGGGCACAAGAGAAAGAGCGTCTAAGAAAAATGTATGAAAATGGTGTTGTATAA
- the nhaA gene encoding sodium/proton antiporter NhaA produces the protein MKNNYKTRKSLGSMLLSFIRSETFSGIFLFISMVLALLTANSSFAEQYFSFWHYDFGFTFNDYFIGFDIQHWVNDVLMSFFFLMVGLEIKREFLIGELSGLQKAIFPVVAAIGGMIVPALIYISLNVGTNSIHGFGIPMATDIAFALGIILMLGKKIPSSLKVFLVTLAVVDDLGAVIVIAIFYTNEIFWSYLALSLGIVALLILLNKMGVKNLVPYLLLGVVLWIFVHKSGVHSTVSAVILAFCIPLKARGSKVDLLAFLRDGMDKIYQKYSGDQWGDKPKKALKTLYKQSKDFQSPLEVLEHKLHPWSAYFIMPLFAFANAGVNISNSINFGIDHIFLGVLLGLFLGKPMGILFATYICSKLKIATKPSELSWTHILGAGILSGIGFTMSIFVSNLAFDNQQSVEIAKIAVLLASLLSAIVGSSLLILFNKLKTK, from the coding sequence ATGAAAAATAATTATAAGACAAGAAAAAGTTTAGGGAGTATGCTATTAAGTTTTATACGAAGTGAAACTTTTAGTGGTATTTTTTTATTTATTAGCATGGTATTAGCGCTTTTGACTGCTAATTCTAGTTTTGCAGAACAATACTTTAGTTTTTGGCATTATGATTTTGGCTTTACTTTTAATGATTATTTTATTGGCTTTGACATACAGCATTGGGTGAATGATGTATTGATGTCTTTTTTCTTTTTAATGGTTGGATTAGAGATCAAAAGAGAATTTTTGATCGGAGAACTTTCAGGCTTACAAAAAGCTATTTTTCCTGTTGTTGCTGCGATTGGGGGTATGATTGTTCCTGCTTTGATTTATATTTCTTTGAATGTTGGGACAAATTCCATCCATGGTTTTGGAATCCCAATGGCTACAGATATTGCATTTGCACTAGGTATTATCTTAATGCTTGGTAAAAAAATTCCCTCATCACTAAAGGTTTTCTTGGTTACTTTGGCAGTTGTTGATGATCTTGGTGCAGTAATTGTGATTGCAATCTTTTATACTAATGAGATCTTTTGGAGCTATTTAGCCCTATCACTAGGAATTGTTGCTTTATTGATTTTGCTCAATAAAATGGGTGTAAAAAATCTAGTTCCTTATCTACTTTTAGGAGTTGTACTTTGGATTTTTGTGCATAAAAGTGGAGTGCATTCTACAGTTTCAGCAGTTATTCTAGCTTTTTGTATTCCGCTAAAGGCTAGAGGAAGCAAGGTTGATCTTCTCGCATTTTTGAGAGATGGTATGGATAAAATTTATCAAAAATATTCTGGTGATCAATGGGGTGATAAACCAAAGAAGGCATTAAAAACATTATACAAACAGTCAAAAGATTTTCAGAGCCCTCTTGAGGTTTTAGAGCATAAATTGCATCCTTGGAGTGCTTATTTTATTATGCCTTTATTTGCCTTTGCAAATGCTGGTGTAAATATCAGTAATAGTATAAATTTTGGCATTGATCATATTTTCCTTGGTGTTTTGCTAGGTTTATTTTTAGGAAAGCCAATGGGTATTTTGTTTGCCACTTATATTTGCTCAAAATTAAAAATTGCAACTAAGCCAAGTGAGTTATCTTGGACGCATATTTTAGGTGCAGGTATTCTTTCTGGTATTGGTTTTACTATGTCTATTTTTGTGTCTAATTTGGCATTTGATAATCAACAATCTGTAGAAATAGCAAAGATAGCTGTTTTGTTGGCTTCGCTTTTATCTGCCATAGTTGGTTCTTCATTGTTAATTTTATTTAATAAATTAAAAACTAAGTAA
- a CDS encoding class II fructose-bisphosphate aldolase yields MLVSGSEILQKAHKEFYGVGAFNFVNFEMLQTIFEAANEANSPVIVQASEGAIKYMGIDMAVGMVNVMAKRYSHIPVALHLDHGTTFESCKMAIEAGFTSVMIDASHHPFEENLSTTKQVVDFAHRHNVSVEAELGRLMGIEDNISVDEKDAVLVNPQEAEVFVKETQVDFLAPAIGTSHGAFKFKGEPKLDFKRLQEVKKLTNIPLVLHGASAIPDYVREAFLSTGGDLKGSKGVPFEFLQEAVLGGINKVNTDTDLRIAFMAEVRKVANDQPTQFDLRKFFTPAMDAMKKVIVERMHILGSANKI; encoded by the coding sequence ATGCTAGTTAGTGGAAGTGAGATTTTACAAAAGGCTCATAAAGAATTTTATGGTGTAGGTGCATTCAATTTTGTAAATTTTGAAATGCTCCAAACAATATTTGAAGCGGCAAATGAGGCTAATTCTCCAGTAATTGTTCAAGCAAGTGAAGGTGCAATCAAATATATGGGGATTGATATGGCTGTGGGTATGGTAAATGTAATGGCAAAGCGTTATAGCCATATACCCGTTGCTTTACATCTAGATCACGGAACAACTTTTGAAAGTTGTAAGATGGCAATAGAGGCTGGTTTTACTTCGGTAATGATTGATGCATCACATCATCCTTTTGAAGAAAATTTATCAACAACAAAACAAGTTGTGGATTTTGCTCACAGACATAATGTGAGTGTTGAAGCAGAGCTTGGTAGATTGATGGGGATTGAGGATAATATTTCTGTAGATGAGAAGGATGCGGTTTTGGTAAATCCTCAAGAAGCTGAGGTTTTTGTTAAAGAAACTCAAGTTGATTTTCTTGCCCCAGCAATTGGAACAAGTCATGGTGCTTTTAAATTCAAAGGGGAGCCTAAATTAGATTTTAAGCGACTTCAAGAAGTAAAGAAACTCACTAATATTCCCCTAGTTCTACATGGTGCAAGTGCAATACCTGATTATGTAAGAGAGGCATTTTTATCAACAGGTGGGGATTTAAAAGGGAGCAAAGGGGTTCCTTTTGAGTTTTTGCAAGAAGCAGTTTTAGGTGGAATTAATAAAGTAAATACAGATACAGATTTACGAATTGCATTTATGGCAGAGGTTAGAAAGGTTGCAAATGATCAGCCAACACAATTTGATCTTAGAAAGTTTTTTACGCCTGCTATGGATGCAATGAAAAAGGTAATTGTTGAGCGTATGCATATTTTGGGTTCAGCAAATAAAATTTAA
- a CDS encoding DJ-1 family glyoxalase III, whose product MQKKVLVPIADGFEEIELVGIVDILRRAGIDVIIAGLDKKQYYKGAHHISIASDDCLMDIDFSSFDSVVLAGGWDGMQNFCASEKLLKVIFNFFQEKKLVAAICASPVVLYRAGIPLEDFTCYPQCETLIQKERKQENIVISDNIITGSGPAFAIEFALAIVQYLCGTEILNQLKKELLL is encoded by the coding sequence ATGCAAAAAAAAGTTCTAGTTCCAATTGCCGATGGTTTTGAAGAGATTGAGCTAGTTGGGATAGTAGATATTTTGCGCCGAGCAGGTATTGATGTAATCATAGCAGGACTTGATAAGAAGCAGTATTATAAAGGGGCTCATCATATTAGTATTGCAAGTGATGATTGCTTGATGGATATTGATTTTTCTAGTTTTGATTCTGTAGTATTAGCTGGAGGTTGGGATGGAATGCAGAACTTTTGTGCTTCAGAGAAGCTTTTAAAAGTTATCTTTAATTTTTTTCAAGAAAAAAAGTTGGTTGCTGCAATTTGTGCTTCTCCAGTTGTCTTATATCGTGCTGGAATTCCTTTGGAAGATTTTACTTGTTATCCACAATGTGAAACTTTAATTCAAAAAGAAAGAAAGCAGGAAAATATTGTGATAAGTGATAATATTATTACAGGTAGTGGTCCTGCTTTTGCCATAGAGTTTGCCTTAGCCATTGTACAATATTTATGTGGCACTGAAATTTTAAATCAATTAAAGAAAGAATTGTTGTTGTAA